The Nocardioides sp. S-1144 genome includes a region encoding these proteins:
- a CDS encoding peptidoglycan-binding protein, which translates to MTAFDLTLAGPLGPAFTGGLGGPGAGTHAHLDWHDSAAMRLGAAPGSTVRATLEGRVTERVDDTARGVRLTVADPSGRVSAFHTFLTDVPARLQVGARVAQGEPLGAVLCVDGVRPHLHLALGELVAGRTTGIDLYSSYLELSMTQTTIAVTFFQHPDAPPVPVGGPLGPTDLREAWAIDVGSLVGVQRALVSLGFDPGLPSGVDGPRSRHAVRRFQADHGLRPDGVLDARTRAALASVLTAAGLVTTVA; encoded by the coding sequence GTGACCGCGTTCGACCTCACCCTCGCCGGCCCGCTCGGGCCGGCCTTCACCGGCGGTCTCGGCGGGCCCGGTGCGGGCACCCACGCCCACCTCGACTGGCACGACAGCGCCGCGATGCGTCTCGGTGCCGCGCCCGGCAGCACGGTCCGCGCCACGCTGGAGGGCCGCGTCACCGAGCGCGTCGACGACACCGCCAGGGGCGTCCGGCTGACCGTCGCCGACCCGAGCGGGCGGGTCTCGGCCTTCCACACCTTCCTCACCGACGTGCCCGCGCGCCTCCAGGTCGGGGCGCGGGTCGCCCAGGGCGAGCCGCTGGGCGCGGTGCTGTGCGTCGACGGCGTCCGCCCGCACCTCCACCTGGCCCTGGGCGAGCTGGTCGCGGGCCGCACGACCGGGATCGACCTGTACTCGTCCTACCTCGAGCTGAGCATGACCCAGACGACGATCGCGGTGACCTTCTTCCAGCACCCCGACGCGCCGCCCGTGCCGGTCGGCGGCCCGCTCGGCCCCACCGACCTGCGCGAGGCCTGGGCGATCGACGTCGGGAGCCTGGTCGGCGTGCAGCGCGCGCTGGTCTCGCTCGGCTTCGACCCCGGCCTGCCGAGCGGCGTCGACGGCCCGCGCAGCCGGCACGCCGTCCGGCGCTTCCAGGCCGACCACGGCCTGCGCCCCGACGGCGTCCTCGACGCCCGGACCCGCGCGGCGCTCGCCTCCGTGCT
- the helR gene encoding RNA polymerase recycling motor ATPase HelR: MTSSPTPAAPSAFALPDRLAAKADPSLVAADEAHLAAVRAALEASVADLTERIAAARRQAGGIGQAALDRDLEVHRLTARLRTLQRFGLDLCLGHMVLDDGEHVHVGRLGLTDRAGDRLLLDWRSPAAEPFFGATHARPMGLTSRRRYRWTAGRVSDYWDEVFTDAGLAGHAAALDDQSAFVASLGASRSARMRDVLGTIQADQDAIIRAGSRGALVVDGGPGTGKTVVALHRTAYLLHADPRLGHRRGGVLFVGPHQPYLSYVDDVLPSLGEEGVRTCTLLDLVTEGATATVETDPEVARLKATAAMVGAIEPAVALHEEPPSEGLAVDTPWADLWVSTADWAEAFAAPEPGTPHNEARDQVWEALVEILTDRVDDADVPPEQLARALRADADLVETLTRAWPLLEAADVVGDLWSVPAYLRRCAPWLAPDEVRALQRADPQAFTTADLPLLDAARQRLGDPTASRRRRRQEASAAAQRVQIGEAVDRILEAGDDVDALSMLHQVDLHERLVDVDAVPSADPDVLGGPFVHVVVDEAQELTDAEWRMLLRRCPSRSLTIVGDRAQARHGFAGTWEERLARVGLDHVTVASLSINYRTPEEVMAEAEPVIRAVLPDANVPTSVRSGGAPVEHRPRADLDDVLDGWLAAHAEGTACVITASGTVEGVLDSVVVAASSRVRVLTPALAKGLEFDLVVLLDPDSFGEGIAGAVDRYVAMTRATQRLVVLTSG; the protein is encoded by the coding sequence GTGACCTCCTCCCCCACCCCCGCGGCACCGTCCGCGTTCGCCCTGCCCGACCGGCTCGCGGCCAAGGCCGACCCGTCCCTGGTCGCCGCCGACGAGGCGCACCTCGCCGCCGTCCGCGCCGCGTTGGAGGCGTCGGTCGCCGACCTCACCGAACGGATCGCCGCCGCCCGCAGGCAGGCCGGCGGCATCGGCCAGGCCGCCCTGGACCGCGACCTGGAGGTGCACCGGCTCACCGCCCGGCTCCGCACGCTGCAGCGCTTCGGGCTCGACCTGTGCCTGGGCCACATGGTTCTCGACGACGGCGAGCACGTCCACGTCGGTCGTCTCGGCCTCACCGACCGCGCCGGCGACCGGCTGCTGCTCGACTGGCGCTCCCCGGCGGCCGAGCCGTTCTTCGGCGCGACGCACGCACGACCCATGGGGCTGACCAGCCGGCGCCGCTACCGCTGGACCGCCGGCCGGGTCAGCGACTACTGGGACGAGGTCTTCACCGACGCCGGGCTGGCCGGCCACGCCGCCGCGCTCGACGACCAGTCGGCGTTCGTCGCCAGCCTCGGCGCCAGCCGCTCGGCCCGGATGCGCGACGTCCTCGGCACCATCCAGGCCGACCAGGACGCGATCATCCGGGCCGGCTCGCGGGGCGCGCTGGTCGTCGACGGCGGCCCGGGCACCGGCAAGACCGTCGTGGCGCTGCACCGCACCGCCTACCTCCTCCACGCCGACCCCCGGCTCGGGCACCGGCGCGGCGGCGTCCTCTTCGTGGGACCGCACCAGCCCTACCTGTCCTACGTCGACGACGTGCTGCCGAGCCTGGGCGAGGAGGGGGTGCGGACCTGCACCCTGCTCGACCTCGTCACCGAGGGTGCGACCGCGACGGTCGAGACCGACCCGGAGGTCGCCCGGCTCAAGGCCACCGCCGCGATGGTCGGGGCGATCGAGCCGGCGGTCGCGCTGCACGAGGAGCCGCCGTCGGAGGGGCTCGCCGTCGACACCCCGTGGGCCGACCTGTGGGTCAGCACGGCCGACTGGGCCGAGGCGTTCGCCGCACCGGAGCCCGGCACCCCGCACAACGAGGCCCGCGACCAGGTCTGGGAGGCGCTGGTCGAGATCCTCACCGACAGGGTCGACGACGCCGACGTGCCGCCCGAGCAGCTGGCCCGCGCGCTGCGGGCCGACGCCGACCTGGTGGAGACCCTCACCCGGGCCTGGCCCCTGCTCGAGGCGGCCGACGTCGTCGGCGACCTGTGGTCGGTGCCGGCCTACCTGCGGCGGTGCGCACCGTGGCTCGCGCCCGACGAGGTCCGAGCCCTGCAGCGCGCCGACCCGCAGGCCTTCACCACGGCCGACCTGCCGCTGCTGGACGCCGCCCGCCAGCGTCTCGGCGACCCCACGGCCTCGCGCCGGCGGCGGCGTCAGGAGGCCTCCGCCGCGGCGCAGCGCGTGCAGATCGGCGAGGCCGTCGACCGGATCCTCGAGGCCGGCGACGACGTCGACGCGCTGTCGATGCTGCACCAGGTGGACCTGCACGAGCGGCTGGTCGACGTGGACGCCGTCCCCTCCGCCGACCCGGACGTGCTCGGGGGCCCGTTCGTGCACGTCGTCGTCGACGAGGCGCAGGAGCTGACCGACGCGGAGTGGCGGATGCTGCTGCGCCGCTGCCCCTCGCGCAGCCTGACGATCGTCGGTGACCGCGCGCAGGCCCGGCACGGGTTCGCCGGGACGTGGGAGGAGCGGCTGGCCCGGGTCGGTCTCGACCACGTCACCGTGGCGTCGCTGAGCATCAACTACCGCACGCCGGAGGAGGTGATGGCCGAGGCGGAGCCGGTGATCCGGGCGGTGCTGCCCGACGCCAACGTGCCGACGTCGGTGCGCAGTGGCGGCGCCCCCGTCGAGCACCGTCCGCGTGCCGACCTCGACGACGTCCTCGACGGGTGGCTGGCCGCGCACGCCGAGGGCACGGCCTGCGTGATCACCGCCTCCGGCACCGTCGAGGGCGTCCTGGACAGCGTTGTCGTGGCGGCGTCCTCGCGGGTGCGGGTGCTGACCCCGGCGCTGGCGAAGGGCCTCGAGTTCGACCTCGTGGTGCTCCTCGACCCGGACTCCTTCGGCGAGGGCATCGCGGGCGCGGTCGACCGGTACGTCGCGATGACCCGCGCGACCCAGCGACTCGTCGTCCTCACGAGCGGGTGA
- a CDS encoding TadE/TadG family type IV pilus assembly protein: protein MLIVLVPLLLGIIQLALVLHVRNTLASAAAEGARYAATQDRGPGAGEARTRDQVDGAISGRFADDVTVRRVTVGGVAMVEVVVRASVPALGIGGPAVQVEVRGHAVEEPP, encoded by the coding sequence GTGCTCATCGTGCTGGTCCCGCTCCTGCTCGGGATCATCCAGCTCGCGCTCGTGCTGCACGTGCGCAACACCCTGGCCTCGGCGGCCGCCGAGGGCGCCCGGTATGCCGCCACCCAGGACCGCGGTCCCGGCGCGGGGGAGGCGCGCACCCGTGACCAGGTCGACGGCGCGATCTCGGGCCGGTTCGCCGACGACGTCACCGTGCGCCGGGTGACGGTGGGCGGCGTGGCGATGGTCGAGGTCGTCGTCCGGGCGAGCGTGCCGGCGCTCGGGATCGGCGGCCCGGCCGTGCAGGTCGAGGTCCGGGGGCACGCGGTGGAGGAGCCGCCGTGA
- a CDS encoding pilus assembly protein TadG-related protein — protein sequence MRRRSSQRGSVSPLVVGFAVVLLMLVAVVVDASQAFLRRQSLATLAEGAALRAADLGAEGREVYTGGLGDDPLALTPGRARAAVGDYLADVGAYGEHPGLRYDVRVAGNRVEVSLTARVELPLTFPGTDGHASVTVTGAAIADPE from the coding sequence GTGCGGCGCAGGAGTAGCCAGCGCGGCTCGGTCAGCCCGCTGGTCGTCGGCTTCGCCGTGGTGCTGCTGATGCTGGTCGCGGTGGTCGTCGACGCCAGCCAGGCGTTCCTCCGGCGCCAGTCGCTGGCCACCCTCGCCGAGGGTGCGGCCCTGCGCGCCGCCGACCTGGGCGCCGAGGGCCGCGAGGTCTACACCGGCGGCCTCGGCGACGACCCGCTCGCCCTCACCCCGGGCCGGGCCCGCGCCGCCGTCGGCGACTACCTCGCCGACGTCGGCGCGTACGGCGAGCACCCCGGCCTGCGCTACGACGTCCGCGTCGCCGGCAACCGGGTCGAGGTCAGCCTGACCGCCCGCGTCGAGCTGCCGCTCACCTTCCCCGGCACCGACGGGCACGCCAGCGTCACCGTCACCGGGGCGGCGATCGCCGACCCCGAGTGA
- a CDS encoding type II secretion system F family protein produces the protein MGAVVGLGVGVGLLLVWSAFALPRRPGRTVREPGRTARLLAAAGMGEVSPTGFVALCLGCGAVVTVVIQAVSSTPPVAVAFGVIGAYLPVAVVAGRARRRQREFAEVWPEAIDNLASAVRAGLSLPDALAGLAVRGPEPLRPAFDAFALDYQVSGRFGDCLDRLKDRLADPVGDRVVEGLRIAREVGGGELGRLLRNLSGYLRDDQRTRSELESRQAWAVNGARLAVAAPWAVLLFMSTQSEVIERYRSPAGAVILGIGAGTCLLAYRVMMRIGRLPAERRILS, from the coding sequence ATGGGCGCCGTGGTGGGTCTCGGGGTCGGTGTCGGGCTGCTGCTCGTCTGGTCGGCCTTCGCCCTGCCGCGCCGCCCGGGGAGGACCGTCCGGGAGCCCGGTCGCACCGCCCGGCTCCTCGCCGCCGCGGGGATGGGCGAGGTGTCGCCGACCGGTTTCGTCGCCCTGTGCCTGGGCTGCGGCGCCGTGGTCACCGTCGTGATCCAGGCCGTGTCGTCGACGCCGCCGGTCGCCGTCGCGTTCGGCGTGATCGGGGCCTACCTGCCGGTCGCCGTGGTCGCCGGCCGGGCCCGGCGGCGGCAGCGCGAGTTCGCCGAGGTCTGGCCGGAGGCCATCGACAACCTCGCCTCCGCGGTCCGGGCCGGGCTCTCCCTGCCCGACGCGCTCGCCGGGCTCGCGGTCCGCGGCCCGGAGCCGCTGCGGCCGGCCTTCGACGCCTTCGCGCTCGACTACCAGGTCAGCGGTCGGTTCGGCGACTGCCTCGACCGGCTCAAGGACCGGCTCGCCGACCCCGTCGGGGACCGCGTCGTGGAGGGTCTGCGCATCGCCCGCGAGGTCGGTGGCGGCGAGCTCGGCCGGCTGCTGCGCAACCTGTCGGGCTACCTGCGCGACGACCAGCGCACCCGGTCCGAGCTCGAGTCCCGCCAGGCCTGGGCGGTCAACGGGGCCCGCCTGGCCGTCGCCGCACCGTGGGCGGTGCTGCTGTTCATGTCGACCCAGTCCGAGGTGATCGAGCGGTACCGCTCACCGGCGGGCGCCGTCATCCTGGGCATCGGTGCCGGCACCTGCCTGCTCGCCTACCGCGTGATGATGCGGATCGGGCGGTTGCCCGCGGAACGACGGATCCTGTCGTGA
- a CDS encoding CpaF family protein produces the protein MSVQTPDDLRSVVEQLDLHVRELVRREGVDPQQDSAVVRRIAESVVRAHDERSLTGRVAPVGDVGALVGELVARVSGFGALQVFLDDPTVEEVWINDPSRVFVARNGRHELTNLVLTQAQVTELVERMLKSSGRRLDVSTPFVDAMLPQGHRLHVVLEGISRGFSAVNIRKFVLRAGQLDDLVELGSLSQRAAAFLEASVRAGLNILVAGGTQAGKTTLLNCLAAAVPGGERVVSAEEVFELRFPHPDWVPLQTRQSGLEGTGEIRLRHLVKEALRMRPSRIIVGEVRAEECLDLLLALNAGLPGMCTLHANSAREALVKMCTLPLLAGENISARFVVPTVASSVDLVVHLGIDHRGVRRVNEIVAVPGRVENDVIEAEPLFVRHGQELRRTHGMPSRLELYERVGIDVHRLLNDGR, from the coding sequence ATGTCGGTGCAGACCCCTGACGACCTCCGGTCGGTCGTCGAGCAGCTCGACCTGCACGTGCGCGAGCTGGTGCGGCGCGAGGGCGTCGATCCGCAGCAGGACTCGGCGGTGGTGCGTCGGATCGCGGAGTCGGTGGTGCGCGCGCACGACGAGCGGAGCCTGACCGGACGGGTCGCGCCGGTCGGCGACGTCGGGGCGCTGGTCGGTGAGCTGGTGGCGCGGGTCTCGGGGTTCGGTGCGTTGCAGGTGTTCCTCGACGACCCAACGGTCGAGGAGGTGTGGATCAACGACCCGTCGCGGGTCTTCGTGGCGCGCAACGGTCGGCACGAGCTGACCAACCTGGTGCTGACGCAGGCGCAGGTGACCGAGCTGGTGGAGCGGATGTTGAAGAGCAGCGGGCGGCGCCTCGACGTCTCGACGCCGTTCGTGGACGCGATGCTGCCGCAGGGGCACCGGCTGCACGTGGTCCTGGAGGGGATCAGCCGGGGGTTCAGCGCGGTCAACATCCGCAAGTTCGTGCTGCGGGCGGGCCAGCTCGACGACCTGGTCGAGCTGGGGAGCCTGAGCCAGCGGGCGGCGGCGTTCCTGGAGGCGAGCGTGCGGGCCGGCCTGAACATCCTGGTCGCCGGCGGCACCCAGGCCGGCAAGACCACGCTCCTGAACTGCCTGGCCGCCGCCGTGCCCGGCGGCGAGCGGGTGGTCTCGGCCGAGGAGGTCTTCGAGCTGCGCTTCCCACACCCCGACTGGGTGCCGCTGCAGACCCGGCAGTCCGGCCTGGAGGGGACCGGCGAGATCCGGTTGCGCCACCTGGTCAAGGAGGCGCTGCGGATGCGGCCGAGCCGGATCATCGTCGGCGAGGTGCGGGCCGAGGAGTGCCTCGACCTGCTGCTCGCGCTGAACGCCGGCCTGCCGGGCATGTGCACCCTGCACGCCAACAGCGCGCGGGAGGCGCTGGTGAAGATGTGCACGCTGCCCCTGCTGGCCGGGGAGAACATCTCGGCCCGCTTCGTCGTGCCGACCGTGGCCTCGTCGGTCGACCTCGTCGTCCACCTCGGCATCGACCACCGCGGCGTGCGCCGGGTCAACGAGATCGTCGCCGTGCCCGGCCGGGTGGAGAACGACGTCATCGAGGCCGAGCCCCTCTTCGTGCGGCACGGGCAGGAGCTGCGCCGCACCCACGGCATGCCGTCGCGGCTCGAGCTCTACGAACGCGTCGGGATCGACGTTCACCGGCTCCTGAACGACGGGCGCTGA
- a CDS encoding type II secretion system F family protein, with protein sequence MTAATWGAVLGGTSALGLLLVARRVLVIRRPQLAVRVLPYVRDLPQTGGLARAVRPPTSAAVGVFGPPLRAAADGVERVLGGAASVERRLRRAGIDKTVHELRVEQVLWGLVGFAVVAAYSVLRALAGPTPSLGPLVLCAVAFAAGVLARDSWLTSQVKARERRILAEFPTLAELLALAVAAGEGPVAALDRVVRRSGGELSHDLGRVLAAVRTGEPVGTAFDAMAAATGLPLVSRFAQGIAIAIERGTPLADVLHAQAGDVREAGRRELIEVAARREVLMMVPVVFLVLPVTVVFAFWPGLIGLSLTIS encoded by the coding sequence GTGACCGCGGCGACCTGGGGCGCGGTGCTCGGCGGCACGTCCGCCCTCGGGTTGCTCCTCGTCGCGCGCCGGGTGCTGGTGATCCGTCGACCGCAGCTCGCGGTCCGGGTCCTGCCCTACGTCCGCGACCTTCCGCAGACCGGGGGCCTGGCGCGTGCCGTGCGACCACCGACCTCGGCCGCGGTCGGGGTCTTCGGGCCACCGCTGCGGGCGGCCGCCGACGGCGTCGAGCGGGTCCTCGGCGGCGCGGCGTCGGTCGAGCGCCGGCTGCGCCGGGCCGGCATCGACAAGACCGTGCACGAGCTCCGCGTCGAGCAGGTCCTCTGGGGCCTGGTCGGCTTCGCCGTCGTCGCGGCCTACTCCGTCCTGCGGGCCCTGGCCGGTCCGACCCCGTCGCTCGGCCCGCTGGTGCTGTGCGCGGTGGCCTTCGCCGCCGGGGTGCTGGCCCGTGACAGCTGGCTCACGAGCCAGGTCAAGGCCCGCGAGCGCCGGATCCTCGCCGAGTTCCCCACCCTGGCCGAGCTGCTCGCCCTCGCGGTCGCGGCCGGTGAGGGGCCGGTCGCGGCCCTCGACCGCGTCGTCCGCCGCAGCGGCGGCGAGCTCTCCCACGACCTCGGCCGGGTGCTGGCCGCGGTCCGCACCGGCGAGCCGGTCGGAACGGCCTTCGACGCGATGGCCGCGGCGACCGGGCTGCCCCTGGTGTCCCGGTTCGCCCAGGGCATCGCCATCGCCATCGAGCGCGGGACGCCGCTCGCCGACGTCCTGCACGCCCAGGCCGGCGACGTCCGCGAGGCCGGCCGCCGCGAGCTGATCGAGGTCGCCGCCCGGCGCGAGGTGCTGATGATGGTGCCGGTGGTGTTCCTCGTGCTGCCGGTGACCGTCGTCTTCGCGTTCTGGCCCGGCCTGATCGGACTGTCCCTCACGATCTCCTGA
- a CDS encoding 4'-phosphopantetheinyl transferase family protein: MITVEWCEPVDGPALRDLLDADEVARVQRLVRPEDRARFVTGRALLRTAAAAVVGGEPRAVVVRVRCARCGGPHGKPAVDGLEASIAHSGDRVVLAWRERGAVGVDVEERRPGRVLANLADQVHAPGERSDNLLLTWARKEAVLKLRGVGLTEPMTGVRLDGPGVRVTDLDLGAGHVAAVAAHDTAAVTVRRSRP, translated from the coding sequence GTGATCACGGTCGAGTGGTGCGAGCCGGTCGACGGCCCGGCGCTGCGCGACCTGCTGGACGCCGACGAGGTGGCCCGGGTGCAGCGGCTGGTCCGGCCCGAGGACCGGGCCCGCTTCGTGACCGGGCGCGCGCTGCTGCGGACGGCGGCGGCCGCGGTCGTCGGCGGCGAGCCGCGCGCGGTCGTCGTCCGGGTGCGGTGCGCGCGGTGCGGCGGCCCGCACGGCAAGCCGGCCGTCGACGGGCTCGAGGCCTCGATCGCGCACTCCGGTGACCGCGTGGTGCTGGCCTGGCGCGAGCGCGGGGCGGTCGGCGTCGACGTGGAGGAGCGGCGCCCGGGCCGGGTCCTGGCGAACCTCGCCGACCAGGTGCACGCCCCGGGGGAGCGCAGCGACAACCTGCTGCTCACCTGGGCCCGCAAGGAGGCGGTGCTGAAGCTGCGCGGGGTCGGCCTGACCGAGCCGATGACCGGCGTCCGGCTCGACGGCCCGGGGGTCCGGGTCACCGACCTCGACCTCGGCGCGGGCCACGTCGCCGCGGTGGCGGCGCACGACACGGCGGCCGTGACGGTGCGACGATCACGGCCATGA
- a CDS encoding lysozyme family protein: MTSHRAPTRRRYALRDLPVVPVRRILFLGTCSLLTAAGIATGLVASATAGPGESAVRVDVEPVSLPARVAPPPPEPAPVVGALDPPAVLDERDVPTPVVATPGRVGDQDVAEVPSAAVAAYQRAATVVADPRVGCQVRWTTLAAVARVESDHGRRGGGDLDEVGRATPAVHGVPLDGEDGRDRLRDTDRGRVDGLRRWDRTSGPVGLLPAEWAVYGVDADDDGRRDVQDVDDAALALAVRLCGTALDLDEHAELQAALTAHRPSRGYVHQVLRVARAYAADVREQDASPSAELPVVVAHEPVVEEEPEEPTEEPTGEPTEEPTEEPTEEPVGSWGDRRPGPRR; this comes from the coding sequence ATGACGAGCCACCGAGCGCCGACCCGACGGCGGTACGCCCTGCGCGACCTGCCGGTCGTGCCGGTGCGCCGGATCCTGTTCCTCGGCACGTGCAGCCTGCTCACCGCCGCGGGCATCGCGACCGGGCTGGTGGCCTCGGCCACCGCCGGACCGGGTGAGTCCGCCGTCCGGGTCGACGTCGAGCCGGTGTCCCTGCCGGCGCGGGTCGCCCCGCCCCCACCCGAGCCCGCCCCCGTCGTCGGGGCCCTCGACCCGCCCGCCGTGCTGGACGAGCGGGACGTGCCGACCCCGGTCGTCGCGACCCCGGGCCGCGTCGGCGACCAGGACGTCGCCGAGGTGCCCTCAGCGGCGGTCGCGGCCTACCAGCGGGCCGCCACGGTGGTGGCCGACCCCCGGGTCGGCTGCCAGGTCAGGTGGACGACGCTCGCCGCGGTCGCGCGGGTGGAGTCCGACCACGGCCGCCGCGGCGGGGGAGACCTCGACGAGGTGGGCCGCGCGACGCCGGCCGTGCACGGCGTCCCGCTCGACGGCGAGGACGGCCGCGACCGGCTCCGCGACACCGACCGCGGTCGGGTCGACGGCCTGCGCCGCTGGGACCGGACGTCCGGACCGGTCGGCCTCCTGCCCGCCGAGTGGGCGGTCTACGGCGTCGACGCCGACGACGACGGTCGCCGCGACGTCCAGGACGTCGACGACGCCGCGCTCGCGCTCGCCGTCCGGCTGTGCGGGACCGCGCTCGACCTCGACGAGCACGCGGAGCTGCAGGCGGCGCTGACCGCGCACCGGCCCTCCCGCGGCTACGTGCACCAGGTGCTCCGTGTGGCCCGGGCCTACGCCGCCGACGTCCGGGAGCAGGACGCGTCGCCGTCGGCCGAGCTGCCCGTCGTCGTGGCGCACGAGCCCGTCGTCGAGGAGGAGCCGGAGGAGCCGACGGAGGAGCCGACCGGGGAGCCCACGGAGGAGCCGACCGAGGAGCCGACCGAGGAGCCCGTGGGGTCGTGGGGCGACCGGCGGCCGGGTCCGCGACGATAG
- the prfB gene encoding peptide chain release factor 2, with amino-acid sequence MAGPDFDTEIKQLQATMHTIGQVLDLDGMRVEIDDLGEQVAAPDLWDDVDRATSITGRLSALQGTLDRFHELETRIEDAGLMHEMGQEEGDPDTIAEADRELEKVRKAVESLEVRTLLNGEYDAREALVSIRSGAGGVDAADFAEMLMRMYVRWAEQHDYKVEVFETSYAEEAGLKSATFAIHAPYTYGTLSVEAGTHRLVRISPFDNQGRRQTSFAAVEVVPVLEQTDEIDIPDEEIRVDVYRSGGPGGQSVNTTDSAVRLTHLPTGTVVSCQNEKSQLQNKASAMVVLKAKLLARKKAEEKAHLDSMRGDVQASWGDQMRNYVLNPYQIVKDLRTGYEEGNPSTVFDGDLDGFLEAGIRWRRGSEKAESN; translated from the coding sequence GTGGCAGGCCCCGACTTCGACACCGAGATCAAGCAGCTCCAAGCGACGATGCACACGATCGGCCAGGTCCTCGACCTCGACGGCATGCGCGTCGAGATCGACGACCTCGGCGAGCAGGTCGCGGCACCCGACCTGTGGGACGACGTCGACCGCGCCACCAGCATCACCGGCCGGCTCTCCGCGCTGCAGGGCACCCTCGACCGCTTCCACGAGCTCGAGACCCGCATCGAGGACGCCGGCCTGATGCACGAGATGGGCCAGGAGGAGGGCGACCCCGACACCATCGCCGAGGCCGACCGCGAGCTGGAGAAGGTCCGGAAGGCCGTCGAGTCGCTCGAGGTCCGCACCCTGCTCAACGGCGAGTACGACGCCCGCGAGGCCCTCGTCTCGATCCGCTCCGGCGCTGGTGGCGTCGACGCCGCCGACTTCGCCGAGATGCTGATGCGGATGTACGTGCGCTGGGCCGAGCAGCACGACTACAAGGTCGAGGTCTTCGAGACCTCCTACGCCGAGGAGGCCGGGCTCAAGTCCGCCACCTTCGCCATCCACGCGCCGTACACCTACGGCACGCTCAGCGTCGAGGCCGGGACCCACCGCCTGGTGCGGATCAGCCCGTTCGACAACCAGGGCCGGCGCCAGACCAGCTTCGCCGCGGTCGAGGTCGTGCCGGTGCTCGAGCAGACCGACGAGATCGACATCCCCGACGAGGAGATCCGCGTCGACGTCTACCGCTCCGGCGGCCCCGGCGGCCAGAGCGTCAACACCACCGACTCCGCCGTCCGGCTCACCCACCTCCCGACCGGCACCGTCGTCTCCTGCCAGAACGAGAAGAGCCAGCTGCAGAACAAGGCCAGCGCGATGGTCGTGCTCAAGGCCAAGCTGCTCGCGCGCAAGAAGGCCGAGGAGAAGGCGCACCTCGACTCCATGCGCGGCGACGTGCAGGCCAGCTGGGGCGACCAGATGCGCAACTACGTGCTGAACCCGTACCAGATCGTCAAGGACCTCCGCACCGGCTACGAGGAGGGCAACCCCTCCACCGTCTTCGACGGCGACCTCGACGGGTTCCTCGAGGCCGGCATCCGCTGGCGCCGCGGCTCCGAGAAGGCCGAGTCCAACTAG
- a CDS encoding acyl-CoA thioesterase produces MSRAPSVTDLRALPASYTTEVTADLVDANGHLNVRHHVALHDEAGWAFFADLGFTPERIEEGRHNFFDLEHHVRYLAEARLGERLSVRHRLVARTSKALHLVSYLVNDSTDAVASTLEVVTLMVDLDTRRPVDHTAEEAAVLDARLAADRALGWDAGLSGVLGLRPARP; encoded by the coding sequence ATGAGCCGCGCGCCGTCCGTGACCGACCTCCGTGCCCTGCCCGCGTCGTACACGACCGAGGTCACCGCCGACCTCGTCGACGCCAACGGGCACCTCAACGTGCGGCACCACGTGGCGCTGCACGACGAGGCCGGCTGGGCGTTCTTCGCCGACCTCGGGTTCACCCCGGAGCGGATCGAGGAGGGGCGGCACAACTTCTTCGACCTCGAGCACCACGTGCGCTACCTGGCGGAGGCACGCCTGGGCGAGCGGCTCTCGGTGCGGCACCGGCTGGTCGCGCGCACCAGCAAGGCGCTGCACCTGGTCTCCTACCTGGTCAACGACTCGACCGACGCAGTCGCCAGCACCCTGGAGGTCGTCACGCTGATGGTCGACCTCGACACCCGTCGTCCGGTCGACCACACCGCCGAGGAGGCCGCCGTCCTCGACGCCCGCCTGGCCGCCGACCGGGCCCTCGGCTGGGACGCCGGGCTGAGCGGCGTCCTGGGACTGCGACCCGCCCGCCCCTGA